A genomic window from Purpureocillium takamizusanense chromosome 2, complete sequence includes:
- the PDK2 gene encoding [Pyruvate dehydrogenase (acetyl-transferring)] kinase (EggNog:ENOG503NUN3~COG:G) yields MAWRASERLMDTIRHYAKFPATGVSLRQMVQFGDKPSTGTLFRASQFLAEELPIRLAHRVQELEDLPDGLNDMPSVQKVKDWYAQSFEEITQLPRPDLSRDVRDRLMKPTKHAGRGILQQLSEATPNPSIDEGESSGWGGLTKNGGTNGNGKARSLSRRYFATVDDTGDWPPELQLYNKQFAQTLHKIKRRHDGVVTTMAQGILEYKRRRQRMQIDGSIQSFLDRFYMSRIGIRMLIGQHIALTDQSHHRDPTYVGVICTKTNVKDLAQEAIENARFVCEDHYGLFEAPRIQLVCNPNLDFMYVPGHLSHMLFETLKNSLRAVVETHGMDKQEFPVTKVIVAEGKEDITIKISDEGGGIPRSAIPLVWTYMYTTVDRTPNLDPDFDKSDFKAPMAGFGYGLPISRLYARYFGGDLKLISMEGYGTDVYLHLNRLSSSSEPLQ; encoded by the exons atggcgtggAGAGCCTCCGAGAGGCTCATGGACACCATTAGGCACTATGCCAAGTTCCCCGCCACCGGTGTGAGCTTGCGCCAGATGGTGCAGTTTGGCGACAAGCCGTCGACAG GCACTCTGTTCCGTGCCTCGCAGTttctggccgaggagctgcccattcgcctcgcccaccgcgtccaggagctcgaggacctgccCGACGGCCTCAACGACATGCCCTCGGTACAAAAGGTCAAGGACTGGTACGCCCAGTCGTTTGAG GAAATCACACAGCTGCCGAGACCCGATCTCAGCAGAGACGTCCGCGACCGCTTGATGAAGCCCACCAAGCACGCCGGCCGTGGCATCCTGCAACAGCTCTCCGAGGCGACGCCGAATCCCtccatcgacgagggcgagtcCTCGGGCTGGGGCGGCCTGACCAAGAACGGCGGCACaaacggcaacggcaaggcCCGGTCCCTGTCGCGGCGCTACTTTGCCACCGTCGACGATACGGGCGACTGGCCCCCGGAGCTGCAGCTGTACAACAAGCAATTCGCGCAGACGCTGCACAAGATCAAGCGCcgacacgacggcgtcgtcaccaccatggcgcagGGCATTCTCGAGTacaagcgccgccgccagcgcatGCAGATTGATGGCAGCATCCAGTCCTTCCTCGACCGCTTCTACATGTCGCGCATCGGCATTCGCATGCTCATCGGCCAGCACATTGCCCTGACGGACCAGAGCCACCACCGCGACCCCACGTACGTCGGCGTCATTTGCACCAAGACCAACGTCAAGGACCTCGCCCAGGAGGCCATTGAGAATGCCCGCTTCGTCTGCGAGGATCACTACGGCCTCTTTGAGGCACCCCGCATCCAGCTCGTCTGCAACCCCAACCTCGACTTCATGTACGTGCCCGGTCACCTGTCTCACATGCTCTTTGAGACCCTCAAGAACTCTCTGagagccgtcgtcgagaccCACGGCATGGACAAGCAAGAGTTTCCCGTCACCAAGGTCAttgtcgccgagggcaaggaggacaTTACCATCAAGATctcggacgagggcggcggcatccccaGAAGCGCCATCCCCCTAGTCTGGACCTACATGTACACGACTGTCGACCGGACGCCCAACTTGGACCCGGACTTTGACAAGAGCGATTTCAAGGCCCCAATGGCCGGCTTTGGGTACGGGCTACCCATATCGCGTTTATACGCGCGCTACTTTGGCGGCGACCTAAAGCTCATAAGCATGGAAGG ATACGGCACCGACGTGTACCTGCACCTCAACCgcctgtcctcgtcgtcggagcccCTCCAATAG